From Sardina pilchardus chromosome 9, fSarPil1.1, whole genome shotgun sequence, a single genomic window includes:
- the rbl1 gene encoding retinoblastoma-like protein 1, whose product MRGDESDSESGKTDDSSVRKSLEALCQELNMDEETATEAMQNFTAIWNTYTLEGEVVHWLACSLYAACRKGSTPTVGKGLMEGNCVSLTRILRSSKLSLIQFFSKMKKWSDMSSLSQDFRNRIRRLERNFEVSTVIFRKFEPIFMDMFQDHQGEPPRQPRSRKHRRLPCHISDVFKFCWTLFVYTKGNFQMIGDDLVNSYHLLLCCLDLVFGNAMLCSNRKDLINPLFKGLPKDWPDVAASSEEPPCVIDKLCELHDGLVVEAKGIKEHYFKPYIKRLFERKILKGNDDNLTELLDTSNFIDNNKAINREYEEYVLTVGDFDERVFLGADADEEIGTPRKVMTESAGGHLSARMQVESNLQQHFEKTRSLAPSTPLTGRRYLKEKEILVTPVSSATQSVSRLQSMVTGLRNAPSDALLNIFKTCSRDPTETIQNRLKTLGETFKQNYTKQTDDMPGSHMDFAENRLKLAEILYYKILENIMVLEMKRLHGKDMAVLLEQDIFHCSLMACCLEVVLFAYSSQKTFPWIIEVFKLQPYYFYKVIEVFIRSEEGLSRDMVKHLNSIEEQVLDSRAWSRHSALWDALKAANNKVPTVEEVNFPSNFDTGNSSSSGGGGGGGGGPTHLPLVALSPIIHPRIREVRTGLGGSARKDVPPSPISLHDRYSSPAAGSAKRRLFGDDAQPSSPIKRISVTPIKIIPTCHEATFTTQSTFTTQSTFTTQATTMLSMTANGQQLNIPIPNVKNDGMGGITVIQVQSSDVSPLTAQVLLTASPSRHVAAPITAAPVVVDPQSNKPRRTGSLALFFRKVYHLASVRLRDLCLKLDISPELRGKIWTCFEHSILQSTELMKDRHLDQLLLCAVYIISKITKEDHTFQDIMKCYRSQPQASSHVYRSVLLRRVYKEAAALDENMEVDQPAEEVEGSKNGESTANGERESEEERGDLIQFYNSLYVLKMKGFALKYATPTTDSRMEAPPLSPFPSVRAQPLSPRRISQRHSIYISPHKNGACLTPSYTYKFSGSPSKDLSDINRMIRQGGVNRKRAFTMEGDETESPTKRLCQESEDVLLKRLQDVVSERAHH is encoded by the exons ATGCGAggagacgaatctgattcagaATCCGGGAAAACAGATGATAGCTCTGTTCGAAAGAGTCTTGAAGCTCTTTGTCAAGAGCTGAATATGGACGAAGAAACAGCAACTGAAGCCATGCAAAACTTCACTGCGATTTGGAATACATATACCCTAGAG GGTGAAGTTGTACACTGGCTGGCATGCTCTCTGTATGCAGCCTGCAGAAAGGGCTCCACTCCTACGGTGGGCAAAGGGCTCATGGAGGGCAACTGTGTGTCTCTGACAAGAATCCTCAGGTCCTCCAAACTGAG CTTGATCCAGTTCTTCAGCAAAATGAAGAAATGGTCAGACATGTCAAGCCTGTCCCAGGATTTCCGCAATCGCATCAGGCGCCTGGAGAGGAACTTTGAGGTGTCCACGGTGATCTTCCGGAAGTTTGAGCCCATCTTCATGGACATGTTCCAGGACCATCAAGGGGAGCCACCCCGCCAGCCAAGAAGCAGAAAACACAG GCGTCTCCCCTGCCACATTAGTGATGTCTTCAAGTTCTGCTGGACACTTTTCGTGTACACCAAGG GTAACTTCCAAATGATTGGAGACGACCTGGTGAACTCCTATCACCTCCTGCTGTGTTGTCTGGACTTGGTGTTTGGCAATGCCATGCTCTGCTCAAACAGGAAGGACCTCATCAACCCTCTCTTCAAAG GGCTGCCCAAAGACTGGCCCGACGTGGCCGCCTCCTCCGAGGAGCCCCCCTGTGTGATCGACAAGCTTTGTGAGCTGCACGACGGCCTGGTGGTGGAGGCCAAGGGCATCAAGGAGCACTACTTCAAGCCCTACATCAAGCGCCTCTTTGAGAGAAAG ATTCTGAAAGGAAATGACGACAACTTGACCGAACTGCTGGATACTTCCAACTTCATCGATAACAA CAAAGCCATTAACCGTGAGTATGAAGAGTACGTGCTGACCGTGGGGGACTTTGACGAGCGTGTGTTCCTTGGAGCCGATGCGGACGAGGAGATCGGGACGCCTCGCAAGGTCATGACCGAGTCGGCGGGGGGACACCTCTCGGCCAGGATGCAGGTGGAGTCCAACCTGCAGCAACACTTTGAGAAG ACTCGCTCTCTGGCGCCCTCTACCCCCCTGACTGGGCGACGCTAcctgaaggagaaggagatcCTGGTGACGCCGGTCTCCTCCGCCACCCAGAGCGTGAGTCGGCTGCAGAGCATGGTGACCGGCCTGCGCAACGCACCCAGCGATGCCCTGCTCAACATCTTCAA GACGTGCTCCCGTGATCCCACCGAGACCATTCAGAACCGCCTGAAGACCCTGGGGGAGACCTTCAAGCAGAACTACACCAAACAGACCGACGACATGCCAGGTTCACACATGG ATTTTGCAGAAAACCGATTGAAACTGGCAGAGATCCTGTACTACAAGATTCTGGAGAATATCATGGTTCTGGAAATGAAGAGGCTCCATGGAAAAGACATGGCT GTGTTGCTGGAGCAGGACATTTTCCACTGCTCCCTGATGGCCTGCTGTCTGGAGGTGGTGCTCTTTGCCTACAGTTCCCAGAAGACCTTTCCCTGGATCATTGAGGTCTTCAAACTGCAACCATATTACTTCTATAAG gtgattGAGGTGTTCATCCGCTCGGAGGAGGGCCTGTCCAGGGACATGGTGAAGCACCTGAACAGTATTGAGGAGCAGGTGCTGGACAGCAGGGCCTGGAGCCGCCACTCAGCCCTGTGGGACGCCCTCAAGGCCGCCAACAACAAGGTCCCCACGGTGGAGGAG GTGAATTTCCCCAGTAACTTTGACAccggcaacagcagcagctctggtggtggtggtggtgggggcggcGGCCCTACTCACCTGCCCCTGGTGGCTCTGTCCCCCATCATCCACCCCCGCATCCGCGAGGTGCGCACCGGCCTGGGGGGCAGCGCCCGCAAAG aCGTTCCCCCATCTCCCATCTCCCTGCACGACCGCTACAGCTCTCCTGCTGCGGGCAGTGCCAAGCGGCGGCTGTTTGGGGACGACGCTCAGCCCTCGTCGCCCATCAAGCGGATCTCGGTGACGCCCATCAAGATCATCCCCACGTGCCACGAGGCCACCTTCACCACACAGTCCACCTTCACCACGCAGTCCACCTTCACCACCCAGGCCACCACCATGCTCTCCATGACCGCCAACGGCCAGCAGCTCAACATACCCATCCCAA ATGTGAAGAACGACGGTATGGGCGGCATTACGGTGATCCAGGTGCAGTCGAGCGACGTGTCCCCCCTGACGGCTCAGGTGCTGCTGACGGCCTCCCCCAGTCGCCACGTGGCGGCCCCGATCACCGCGGCGCCCGTCGTCGTCGACCCCCAATCCAACAAGCCGCGCCGCACCGGCTCCCTGGCGCTCTTCTTCAGGAAG GTGTATCACCTGGCCAGCGTGCGTCTGCGGGACCTGTGTCTGAAGCTGGACATCTCTCCGGAGCTGCGGGGGAAGATCTGGACGTGCTTCGAGCACTCCATCCTCCAGAGCACCGAGCTCATGAAGGACCGGCACCTGGACCAGCTGCTGCTCTGTGCCGTCTACATCATCTCAAAG atTACAAAAGAGGACCACACCTTCCAGGACATCATGAAGTGCTACCGCAGCCAGCCACAAGCCAGCAGTCAT GTGTACCGCAGTGTCCTCCTGAGGAGGGTGTACAAAGAGGCGGCGGCGCTGGACGAGAACATGGAGGTGGACCAGCCTGCAGAGGAGG tGGAAGGAAGTAAAAATGGTGAAAGCACAGCCAATGGCGAGCGGGAGTCAGAAGAGGAGCGAGGTGACCTCATTCAATTCTACAACTCTCTGTACGTCCTGAAGATGAAAGGCTTCGCCCTCAAATACGCCACGCCGACCACTGACAGCCGG ATGGAGGCGCCCCCGTTGTCTCCGTTCCCGTCGGTGCGAGCGCAGCCCCTGTCCCCTCGCCGGATCTCCCAGAGGCACTCCATCTACATCTCCCCCCACAAGAACGGCGCCTGCCTCACCCCCAGCTACACATACAAGTTCAGCGGCAGCCCCTCCAAG GATCTGAGTGACATCAACCGGATGATCCGCCAGGGCGGGGTGAACAGGAAGCGGGCGTTCACCATGGAGGGGGACGAGACGGAGTCGCCCACCAAGCGGCTGTGCCAGGAGAGCGAGGACGTGCTGCTCAAACGCCTGCAGGACGTGGTGAGCGAGCGGGCACACCACTGA